The proteins below come from a single Etheostoma spectabile isolate EspeVRDwgs_2016 chromosome 4, UIUC_Espe_1.0, whole genome shotgun sequence genomic window:
- the mfap2 gene encoding microfibrillar-associated protein 2, with amino-acid sequence MRVFLLICMPVLLLAQAQYQDPFPFLDEYGPDYFQVSENPDSPPETYQQQVRLEPVVRSEDSESDLETEPTEPGPLDCREEQYPCTRLYSVHKPCKQCLNSLCFYSLRRVYIINKEVCVRTVCAHDELLRADLCRDQFSRCGVAAQSGQCASLGPSCGKSCGGC; translated from the exons ATGAGAGTCTTCCTACTCATCTGCATGCCAG TTCTGCTGCTCGCCCAGGCTCAGTACCAGGATCCGTTTCCTTTTTTGG ATGAATATGGGCCAGACTATTTTCAAG TGTCTGAAAATCCTGACTCTCCTCCTGAAACCTACCAGCAGCAGGTTCGACTCGAGCCAGTGGTCCGTTCAGAAGACTCAG AGTCTGATTTGGAGACAGAGCCGACAGAGCCTGGCCCTCTTG ATTGCCGAGAGGAGCAGTATCCCTGCACCAGACTCTACTCTGTTCACAAGCCATGCAAGCAGTGCCTGAACAGCCTCTGCTTCTACAG TTTGCGACGGGTGTACATCATCAACAAGGAGGTGTGCGTGAGGACCGTGTGTGCACACGATGAGCTGCTCAGAG cGGACCTGTGCCGTGATCAGTTCTCTCGCTGCGGCGTTGCGGCGCAGAGTGGCCAGTGTGCATCACTAGGACCAAGCTGTGGGAAGAGCTGTGGTGGCTGCTGA
- the sdhb gene encoding succinate dehydrogenase [ubiquinone] iron-sulfur subunit, mitochondrial, with the protein MSVAGLTSLSRCGVLAFRSPAGLVAVRYAQTAAVPAAQPRIKKFQVYRWDPDTPGDKPRMQTYDIDLNTCGPMVLDALIKIKNEMDSTLTFRRSCREGICGSCAMNINGGNTLACLNKIDTNVSKPTKIYPLPHMYVVKDLVPDMSNFYAQYKSIEPYLKKKDESMEGKKQYLQSVEDRQKLDGLYECILCACCSTSCPSYWWNGDKYLGPAVLMQAYRWMIDSRDEFTEERLSKLQDPFSLYRCHTIMNCTKTCPKGLNPGKAIAEIKKMMATYKEKKVASV; encoded by the exons ATGTCGGTTGCTGGTCTCACGTCCTTGAGCCGCTGTGGTGTTTTGGCGTTCCGCTCCCCCGCAGGACTGGTG GCGGTGCGGTACGCCCAAACAGCAGCGGTCCCAGCAGCTCAACCCAGAATAAAGAAGTTCCAGGTGTACAGATGGGACCCAGACACTCCAGGAGACAAACCACGCATGCAGACCTACGACATCGACCTCAACAC TTGTGGCCCAATGGTTCTTGATGCCCTGATCAAGATCAAAAATGAGATGGACTCCACTCTGACCTTCCGCCGCTCCTGCAGAGAAG gtaTTTGTGGATCCTGTGCAATGAACATTAATGGAGGAAACACACTTGCCTGTCTTAACAAGATTGACACCAACGTTAGCAAGCCAACAAAGATTTACCCTCTACCACATATGTATGTGGTCAAGGACCTGGTACCT GACATGAGTAACTTCTACGCCCAATACAAGTCTATTGAAccctacctgaagaagaaggatgagtcAATGGAAGGGAAAAAGCAGTACCTGCAGTCTGTGGAGGACAGACAGAAACTG GACGGGCTGTATGAATGTATCCTGTGCGCCTGCTGCAGTACAAGCTGCCCCAGCTACTGGTGGAATGGAGACAAATACCTTGGGCCGGCTGTGCTGATGCAG GCGTATCGTTGGATGATTGACTCGCGAGACGAGTTCACAGAGGAGCGTCTGTCCAAGCTGCAGGATCCTTTCTCCCTATATCGCTGCCACACTATCATGAACTGCACCAAGACCTGCCCCAAG GGCCTGAACCCAGGAAAAGCAATAGCTGAGATCAAGAAAATGATGGCCACATACAAAGAGAAGAAGGTGGCTTCTGTCTGA
- the mrpl20 gene encoding large ribosomal subunit protein bL20m: protein MVFLTLSCLIRSRGPDRYWKVQEVLKNARHFRGRKNRCYSLAVKAVRRAFVYATSARRLKKRYMRTLWITRIAAASREHGMKYPALMHNLTKTSVQLNRRVISDLAITEPRTFLSLTKLARARQQEGFRAALGDGKEPSGVFSRIPSLQ, encoded by the exons ATGGTATTTCTGACGTTGTCTTGTTTGATCAGAAGTCGTGGACCTGACAGATACTGGAAAGTTCAAGAAGTTCTCAAAAATGCACGG CACTTCAGAGGCAGAAAGAACCGCTGCTACAGTCTGGCTGTGAAGGCGGTCAGGAGAGCTTTTGTCTATGCCACTTCAGCTCGGAGGCTCAAGAAACGTTACATGAGAACC ctCTGGATCACACGCATTGCAGCAGCATCACGAGAGCACGGCATGAAGTATCCCGCTCTTATGCACAACCTCACCAAG ACCAGCGTTCAGCTTAACCGACGTGTGATCAGCGATCTGGCGATCACTGAACCTCGGACATTCCTCTCACTCACAAAGCTGGCACGTGCTCGGCAACAGGAAGGCTTTCGTGCAGCATTGGGTGACGGCAAGGAGCCTTCTGGTGTCTTCTCCCGCATTCCTTCGCTACAGTGA
- the atad3 gene encoding LOW QUALITY PROTEIN: ATPase family AAA domain containing 3 (The sequence of the model RefSeq protein was modified relative to this genomic sequence to represent the inferred CDS: deleted 1 base in 1 codon), with protein sequence MSWLFGLNKGQPEVPAGLPVQPPPPPPPPAGGSSGGGDKAKDKWSNFDPTGLERAAQAAKELDKSRHAKEALDLARMQEQTTQMEHQSKMKEYEAAVEQLKGDQIRIQGEERRKTVNEETKQHQARAQYQDKLARQRYEDQLRQQQALNEENLRKQEESVQKQEAMRKATIEHEMELRHKNELLRIEAESKARGRVERENADIIREQIRLKAAEHRQTVLESIKTAGAVFGEGFRTFVSDWDKVTATVAGLTLLAVGVYSARNATAVAGRYIEARLGKPSLVRETSRFTVAEAIKHPVKMAKRLKSKPQDALEGVVLSPTLEERVRDIAIATRNTRQNNGLYRNILMYGPPGTGKTLFAKKLAVHSGMDYAIMTGGDVAPMGRDGVTAMHKVFDWAGTSRRGLLLFVDEADAFLRKRSTEKISEDLRATLNAFLYRTGEQSSKFMLVLASNQPEQFDWAINDRIDEIVNFALPGPDERERLVRLYFDRYVLEPATGGRQRMKLAQFDYGQKCSEIAKWTEGMSGREISKLGVAWQAAAYSSEDGVLTEAMIDARVKDAVKQHLQKMDWLHGEDEAKAKSLTPPTAGGKGSGGKMGFTLPLSEAPEAQEVIAPVLKINLEQAGENITPPSDNDQSAEGKSATPTGQDCRDAAKEAESLAQPAATIDSESKKENEDKTGSSPPKDGTPV encoded by the exons ATGTCGTGGCTGTTCGGTTTGAACAAGGGGCAGCCCGAAGTGCCTGCTGGTCTCCCGGTTCAGCCCCCAccaccgccgccgccgccgGCCGGAGGCTCCAGCGGCGGAGGAGATAAAGCCAAGGACAAATGGAGCAACTTTGATCCCACCGGGCTGGAGCGAGCTGCTCAGGCGGCCAAGGAGCTCGACAAGTCCC GACATGCCAAAGAAGCTCTGGATTTGGCTAGAATGCAGGAGCAGACAACTCAGATGGAACATCAGAGCAAAATGAAG GAGTATGAAGCAGCAGTTGAGCAGCTCAAAGGCGACCAGATACGAAtccagggagaggagaggaggaaaactgTTAATGAGGAGACCAAGCAGCATCAGGCG AGAGCTCAGTATCAAGATAAACTGGCCAGACAGCGATATGAGGACCAACTAAGACAACAG CAAGCCCTGAACGAGGAGAACCTTCGCAAACAGGAGGAGTCTGTACAGAAACAGGAGGCCATGAGGAAAG CGACGATAGAGCACGAGATGGAGCTGAGGCACAAGAACGAGCTCCTGCGGATAGAGGCCGAGTCTAAAGCACGGGGCCGTGTGGAGCGAGAGAACGCCGATATAATCCGCGAGCAAATCCGTCTAAAGGCTGCAGAACACAGACAGACTGTTCTGGAGTCCATAAA GACTGCAGGTGCTGTGTTTGGAGAAGGATTTAGAACCTTTGTTTCAGACTGGGACAAAGTCACAGCCACG GTGGCAGGACTGACCCTTTTGGCTGTGGGAGTTTATTCTGCCCGAAATGCAACAGCGGTGGCGGGACGTTACATCGAGGCCAGGCTCGGGAAGCCG TCCCTGGTGCGGGAAACATCCCGATTCACTGTGGCAGAGGCAATCAAGCATCCAGTCAAG ATGGCGAAACGGCTGAAGAGCAAACCTCAGGATGCCCTCGAGGGAGTTGTGCTCAGT CCTACCCTGGAAGAGCGTGTACGTGACATCGCCATAgcaacaagaaacacaaggcagAACAATGGCCTGTACAGGAATATCCTCATGTACGGCCCTCCAGGCACAGGCAAAACTCTCTTTGCTAAG AAGCTggcagtgcattctgggatggacTACGCAATCATGACTGGTGGTGATGTGGCACCCATGGGCCGTGATGGTGTGACAGCCATGCACAAAGTGTTTGACTGGGCTGGCACAAGTCGACGCGG ACTTCTGCTTTTTGTTGATGAAGCTGATGCATTCCTTCGCAAGCGATCCACT gaGAAGATCAGTGAAGACCTCAGAGCCACGTTAAATGCATTCTTGTATCGCACCGGAGAGCAGAGCAGCAA GTTTATGCTGGTGTTGGCCAGTAACCAACCAGAGCAGTTTGACTGGGCAATAAACGACCGTATAGATGAAATAGTGAATTTTGCACTGCCAGGTCCcgacgagagagagaggctggtGCGGTTGTACTTTGACAGATATGTGCTGGAGCCCGCCACAGGAGGGAGGCA gagaaTGAAGCTTGCACAGTTTGACTATGGTCAAAAGTGCTCTGAAATAGCAAAATGGACAGAGGGCATGTCAGGAAGAGAGATCTCTAAGCTGGGTGTGGCTTGGCAG GCGGCAGCATATTCCTCTGAAGATGGTGTCCTGACAGAGGCTATGATTGATGCTCGAGTAAAGGACGCTGTCAAGCAACACCTTCAGAAGATGGACTGGCTGCATGGAGAGGACGAGGCAAAGGCCAAGAGCCTTACACCTCCCACAGCTGGAGGGAAAGGCAGCGGGGGGAAAATGGGCTTTACTTTGCCCCTCAGTGAGGCACCTGAGGCTCAGGAGGTAATCGCTCCAGTTCTTAAGATAAATTTGGAGCAAGCAGGTGAAAATATAACGCCTCCTTCAGACAACGACCAATCAGCAGAAGGTAAAAGTGCCACCCCAACTGGACAGGACTGTAGAGATGCTGCAAAAGAGGCAGAGAGTTTAGCCCAGCCTGCTGCCACCATTGACAGTgagagcaagaaagaaaatgaagacaaaacTGGATCTTCTCCTCCAAAGGACGGAACTCCAGTTTGA
- the LOC116687709 gene encoding transmembrane protein 240-like → MNALFGHFHNFILPLVRGADGLCACTCGRHQVYHVVSYNGAESMMDSRENYVVSDVMARQEMNVILGLLLGLCIRSLMQWLHGVSHSWLKYRISNQVNDVDLWSFRSLFRQFHPQPTEDSTGNKLHLIQDVHPDINDHQDKNVD, encoded by the exons ATGAACGCGCTTTTTGGCCACTTTCACAACTTCATCCTCCCGTTAGTGCGAGGGGCTGACGGTCTCTGCGCATGCACCTGT ggaag GCATCAAGTCTATCATGTTGTTTCATATAATGGGGCCGAGTCCATGATGGattccagagaaaactacgttGTAAGTGACGTCATGGCCCGGCAGGAGATGAATGTGATACTCGGACTGCTCTTGGGCCTCTGCATCAGGTCGTTGATGCAGTGGCTGCACGGAGTTTCCCACTCATGGCTTAAATACAGGATTTCAAACCAAGTAAATG ATGTGGATTTGTGGTCATTCAGGTCGTTGTTCAGGCAGTTTCATCCACAACCCACAGAGGACTCCACAGGAAACAAGTTGCATCTAATACAAGATGTGCACCCTGACATTAATGACCATCAAGATAAAAATGTGGATTAA
- the ssu72 gene encoding RNA polymerase II subunit A C-terminal domain phosphatase SSU72, with translation MPSHPLRVAVVCSSNQNRSMEAHSILSKRGFDVRSFGTGSHVKLPGPAPDKPNVYDFKTTYVQMYNDLVRKDKELYTQNGILHMLDRNKRIKSKPERFQSCKEKFDLVITCEERVYDQVLEDLNSREQETLQPVHVINVDIQDNHEEATLGAFLICELCQCIQHTEDMEDEMDELIQEFEEKSNRPFLHTVCFY, from the exons ATGCCGAGCCACCCGCTGCGAGTAGCGGTTGTGTGCTCGAGCAACCAGAACCGCAGTATGGAAGCGCACAGTATCCTCAG CAAACGTGGATTTGATGTGCGTTCATTTGGGACAGGGTCTCATGTGAAGCTACCCGGTCCTGCCCCGGATAAGCCAAATGTGTATGACTTCAAAACGACATATGTACAGATGTACAACGACTTGGTCCGCAAGGACAAGGAACT ATACACACAGAATGGCATCCTGCACATGCTGGACCGCAACAAGCGCATCAAATCAAAGCCAGAGCGCTTTCAAAGCTGCAAGGAGAAGTTTGACCTGGTCATCACATGTGAAGAGAGAGTCTATGACCAAGTACTAGAGG ATCTGAATTCAAGAGAACAGGAGACTCTGCAGCCTGTGCATGTTATCAATGTAGACATTCAGGATAACCACGAGGAAGCCACGCTGGGCGCCTTCCTCATCTGTGAGCTGTGTCAATGT ATCCAGCACACTGAGGACATGGAGGATGAAATGGATGAGCTCATACAAGAGTTTGAGGAGAAGAGCAACAGGCCTTTTCTTCACACTGTCTGTTTCTACTGA